A window of Lacibacter sediminis contains these coding sequences:
- a CDS encoding class I SAM-dependent rRNA methyltransferase, translating to MTKVTLNRKISQRVANGHPWVFANEVNRVDGNAEAGAIVDVHTHDDKFLGRGYINPKSQILVRILTRKKNEEVNDDFFLRKLSEAWKQRQQMGYTENCRLIFGEADGLPQLIIDKFNDYFVIQTLALGIDMWKDAIVKAINHIFHPKGIYERNDVPIRELEGMEQKKGFLSEPFDTNIIINENGLKFHVDIANGQKTGYFLDQQDNRRHIEHIVKDAEVLGAFTYTGTFEIHAAKYGAKSVLGLDISENAIAMCNKNAELNGVADKCKFECVNAFDVLKTWVKEGKQYDVVMLDPPSFTKSRATIQKAITGYKEINLRGMKLVKPGGFLVTSSCTNLVQPDLFLEIIQMAAKDARRQLRQVTFQTQSSDHPIIWGWENTHYLKFLIVQVF from the coding sequence ATGACAAAAGTGACGCTTAACAGAAAGATCTCTCAACGTGTAGCCAACGGGCATCCCTGGGTTTTTGCAAATGAGGTAAACCGGGTTGATGGAAATGCAGAAGCCGGTGCGATTGTAGATGTGCATACACATGACGACAAGTTTTTAGGCAGAGGGTATATCAATCCAAAGTCGCAGATACTTGTTCGTATCCTAACCAGAAAAAAGAATGAAGAGGTAAATGATGATTTCTTTTTACGCAAACTGAGCGAAGCATGGAAGCAACGCCAGCAAATGGGATATACCGAGAACTGTCGGTTGATCTTTGGTGAAGCAGATGGTTTACCGCAACTGATCATTGATAAGTTCAACGATTATTTTGTAATACAAACATTGGCGTTGGGTATTGATATGTGGAAGGATGCGATTGTAAAAGCGATCAACCATATCTTTCACCCAAAAGGAATTTACGAACGTAACGATGTTCCTATCCGTGAACTGGAAGGCATGGAACAGAAGAAAGGTTTCTTAAGTGAACCGTTCGACACCAATATCATCATCAACGAAAACGGATTAAAGTTTCATGTTGATATTGCTAATGGACAAAAGACAGGTTACTTCCTTGATCAACAGGATAACCGCCGACACATTGAGCACATTGTAAAAGATGCAGAGGTTTTAGGCGCATTCACATATACAGGAACATTTGAAATTCATGCAGCGAAATATGGAGCTAAAAGCGTGCTTGGGCTTGACATATCGGAAAATGCTATTGCTATGTGTAATAAAAACGCAGAGTTGAACGGCGTTGCTGATAAATGCAAATTTGAATGCGTGAATGCATTTGATGTGTTGAAAACATGGGTGAAGGAGGGAAAACAATATGATGTGGTGATGCTAGATCCACCATCCTTCACCAAATCAAGGGCAACTATTCAAAAGGCGATCACGGGTTATAAAGAAATTAATCTTCGTGGTATGAAGCTGGTAAAGCCGGGAGGATTTCTTGTTACTTCATCATGCACCAATCTTGTGCAGCCCGACCTGTTTTTAGAGATCATTCAAATGGCGGCAAAGGATGCACGAAGACAATTAAGACAAGTTACTTTTCAAACGCAGAGTTCAGATCACCCGATCATTTGGGGTTGGGAGAATACGCATTACCTGAAGTTTTTGATCGTGCAGGTGTTTTAA
- a CDS encoding nucleotide exchange factor GrpE gives MEEKTNEMTEQNAAELNNTAFSENINTDENIAGVNHLNEQIAEETELEKLKEAVEEEKKKYLYLMAEFDNFRRRTAKERVEQMQTAGKEVIVSMLEVLDDTDRAEAELAKNGGVDEGVKLVFHKLRSTLQNRGLKAMETKGQDFDADKHEAITEIPAPEGMKGKVIDEIEKGYLLNDKIIRFAKVVVGK, from the coding sequence ATGGAAGAAAAGACGAACGAAATGACAGAACAAAACGCAGCTGAACTGAACAATACTGCTTTCAGCGAAAATATTAATACGGATGAAAACATTGCAGGTGTGAACCACCTCAATGAGCAAATTGCTGAAGAAACAGAACTGGAAAAGTTGAAAGAAGCTGTGGAAGAAGAGAAGAAAAAATATCTCTACCTCATGGCCGAATTCGACAATTTCCGTCGCCGAACAGCAAAAGAGAGAGTGGAGCAAATGCAAACAGCCGGGAAGGAAGTAATTGTTTCCATGCTGGAAGTACTTGATGATACAGATCGTGCAGAAGCTGAACTGGCGAAAAATGGTGGTGTGGATGAAGGTGTGAAGCTGGTGTTTCATAAACTCCGCTCAACTTTACAAAACCGTGGTCTGAAGGCTATGGAAACAAAAGGACAGGATTTTGATGCCGATAAGCACGAAGCCATTACGGAAATTCCTGCACCCGAAGGGATGAAAGGGAAAGTGATCGATGAAATTGAAAAAGGATATTTACTTAACGATAAGATCATCCGCTTTGCAAAAGTGGTGGTAGGAAAATAA
- the dnaJ gene encoding molecular chaperone DnaJ, whose amino-acid sequence MSTKRDFYEILGVSKSASADEIKKAYRKVAMQYHPDRNPGNKEAEEKFKEAAEAYEILSDAEKKSQYDRYGHAGVSGNGRGGFGGGQNMNMDDIFSQFGDIFGDDVFGSFFGGGQRRGGGGGRARGVRGSNLRVRIKLNYEEIAKGASKTIKVKKYVSCNTCGGTGAKDKSSMQTCGTCGGSGQVRRVQNTFLGQMQTVTTCPTCNGEGSTIAHKCTSCKGEGRVYGEENITIDIPAGVQEGMQLNVSGKGNMGERGGAPGDLIVLIEEEAHAHLHRDGLNVAYDLHISFPDAVFGIQAEVPTIDGRAKIKIPPGTQSGKVFRLKGKGFPAVQSYEKGDQLIYVNVWTPQHLTSEEKAMLEKLQQGQNFQPKPEKGEKGFFERVREMFS is encoded by the coding sequence ATGTCAACAAAAAGAGATTTTTACGAAATACTGGGGGTAAGCAAATCTGCTTCAGCGGACGAGATCAAAAAGGCGTACCGCAAAGTTGCGATGCAATATCACCCCGACCGTAATCCCGGAAACAAAGAAGCCGAAGAGAAGTTTAAAGAAGCGGCCGAGGCTTACGAAATTTTAAGTGATGCTGAGAAGAAGTCACAATACGATCGTTACGGACATGCGGGCGTAAGTGGTAATGGCCGTGGTGGATTTGGTGGCGGTCAGAACATGAACATGGATGATATCTTCAGTCAGTTTGGAGATATTTTCGGTGATGATGTATTTGGTAGTTTCTTCGGCGGAGGCCAACGCAGAGGCGGTGGTGGCGGAAGAGCCAGAGGAGTGAGAGGAAGCAATCTTCGTGTTCGTATCAAATTGAATTATGAAGAGATCGCAAAAGGTGCCAGCAAAACGATCAAAGTAAAAAAATACGTTAGCTGTAATACCTGCGGCGGAACCGGTGCAAAAGATAAAAGCAGCATGCAAACCTGCGGTACCTGCGGTGGCAGCGGCCAGGTAAGACGTGTACAAAATACCTTCCTCGGGCAAATGCAGACGGTTACAACCTGTCCAACCTGTAATGGTGAAGGTTCAACCATTGCGCACAAGTGTACTTCTTGTAAAGGTGAAGGCCGGGTATATGGCGAAGAAAATATTACCATTGATATACCGGCAGGTGTACAGGAAGGCATGCAGCTGAATGTGAGTGGTAAGGGAAATATGGGCGAACGTGGTGGTGCTCCGGGTGATTTGATCGTGTTGATCGAAGAAGAAGCACATGCTCATTTGCACCGTGATGGTTTGAATGTGGCGTATGACCTGCACATCTCATTCCCTGATGCTGTGTTTGGTATACAGGCCGAAGTGCCAACCATTGATGGTCGGGCAAAAATAAAAATACCGCCTGGTACGCAAAGTGGTAAAGTGTTTCGTTTAAAAGGTAAAGGTTTCCCTGCTGTGCAGAGCTATGAAAAAGGTGATCAACTTATTTATGTAAATGTTTGGACGCCTCAGCATCTCACATCAGAAGAAAAAGCCATGTTGGAGAAATTACAACAAGGGCAAAACTTTCAACCCAAACCGGAAAAAGGGGAAAAGGGTTTCTTTGAACGGGTGAGGGAAATGTTTAGCTAA
- the aspS gene encoding aspartate--tRNA ligase, translating to MYRSHTCGELRSNHVGNSVTLAGWVQTVRKFGSITFVDLRDRYGITQLLFGEELNKVLDENPLGREFVLQATGTVSERSNKNPNIATGDIEILITEFKVLNKSAVPPFTIQDDTDGGDDLRMKYRFLDLRRNAVKRNIELRYAVNRAARNYLHGNGFMDIETPFLIKSTPEGARDFVVPSRMNPGQFYALPQSPQTFKQLLMVSGYDRYYQVVKCFRDEDLRADRQPEFTQIDCEMAFVEQEDILNMFEGMIKSIFKDVKNIDYTEVVERMTWEEAMWQYGNDKPDIRFDMKVCNIKFPAHTFPTKQSQSVLIDGADFKVFDEAETVVAIAVPGCSEYTRKQTDELTEWVKRPQIGMKGLVFIKCNADGTYKSSVDKFYSEEKLKAIAEASNAKAGDLILILAGAEERTRKAISDLRMYMADKLGLRKADDFKLLWVLDFPLFEFALEDQDGGGAGRWVARHHPFTSPKPAHIDIMINNSPKVDDLDKYLEHPYAGIKANAYDMVLNGNEIGGGSIRIYQRELQEKMFAALGMDAEEQQHKFGFLLGAFEYGAPPHGGIAFGFDRLCAILGGSESIRDFIAFPKNNSGRDVMLDAPSEIAAKQFDELQIKLDLK from the coding sequence ATGTATCGTTCTCATACCTGTGGCGAATTAAGAAGTAATCATGTTGGTAACTCTGTAACCCTGGCCGGCTGGGTGCAAACCGTTCGTAAGTTTGGCAGCATCACATTTGTTGACTTGCGTGACCGTTACGGCATCACGCAGTTGTTGTTTGGCGAAGAACTGAATAAAGTACTGGATGAAAATCCACTTGGCCGTGAGTTTGTATTGCAGGCAACCGGCACCGTTAGTGAGCGTAGTAACAAGAACCCGAACATTGCCACCGGCGATATTGAAATTCTCATTACTGAATTTAAGGTCCTGAATAAATCAGCCGTTCCTCCTTTTACTATCCAGGACGATACAGATGGTGGCGATGATCTGCGTATGAAATATCGTTTCCTTGATCTGCGTCGTAATGCAGTGAAACGGAATATTGAATTACGTTATGCGGTGAACCGTGCTGCAAGAAACTATTTGCATGGTAATGGTTTCATGGATATTGAAACACCATTCCTGATTAAATCTACTCCTGAAGGTGCAAGAGATTTTGTGGTGCCGAGCCGTATGAACCCCGGACAGTTTTATGCGTTACCACAAAGCCCGCAAACATTTAAGCAATTGTTGATGGTGAGCGGATACGATCGTTACTACCAGGTGGTGAAATGTTTTCGTGATGAGGATCTGCGTGCCGATCGTCAACCGGAATTTACACAGATCGATTGTGAAATGGCATTTGTAGAACAGGAAGATATTCTGAACATGTTTGAAGGGATGATCAAGTCGATCTTTAAAGATGTAAAGAACATCGACTACACCGAAGTTGTTGAGCGTATGACTTGGGAAGAAGCCATGTGGCAATACGGTAACGACAAGCCGGATATTCGTTTCGACATGAAGGTTTGCAATATCAAGTTCCCGGCACATACGTTCCCAACTAAACAGAGCCAATCGGTATTAATTGATGGCGCAGATTTTAAAGTGTTTGATGAAGCAGAAACGGTAGTTGCTATAGCAGTGCCTGGCTGCAGTGAATATACACGTAAGCAAACAGATGAATTAACGGAGTGGGTGAAACGTCCGCAAATTGGTATGAAGGGTTTGGTATTCATCAAATGCAATGCAGACGGAACATACAAAAGCAGTGTCGATAAATTTTACAGCGAAGAGAAATTAAAAGCCATTGCTGAAGCAAGCAATGCAAAAGCAGGTGACTTGATTCTCATACTTGCAGGAGCAGAAGAACGTACACGTAAAGCCATCAGCGATCTGCGTATGTACATGGCTGATAAGCTTGGCTTGCGTAAAGCTGATGATTTTAAATTATTGTGGGTGCTCGACTTTCCATTGTTTGAATTTGCATTGGAAGATCAGGATGGAGGCGGAGCCGGCCGTTGGGTAGCAAGGCATCATCCGTTTACTAGTCCAAAACCAGCACATATTGATATCATGATCAATAACAGTCCAAAGGTGGATGATCTTGATAAATACCTTGAGCATCCATATGCCGGCATCAAAGCCAATGCATATGATATGGTGTTGAACGGAAATGAAATTGGTGGTGGCTCTATCCGTATCTACCAACGTGAGCTGCAGGAAAAAATGTTTGCAGCATTGGGTATGGATGCAGAAGAACAGCAACACAAATTCGGTTTCTTATTGGGTGCGTTTGAATATGGTGCGCCGCCGCATGGTGGTATTGCGTTTGGGTTCGATCGTTTATGTGCAATCCTCGGCGGCAGCGAAAGCATCCGTGACTTTATCGCCTTCCCGAAAAACAATTCAGGAAGAGATGTGATGCTCGATGCGCCAAGTGAAATTGCTGCAAAGCAGTTTGATGAGTTGCAGATAAAATTGGATTTGAAATAG
- a CDS encoding alpha/beta hydrolase, with translation MRILLLSLVAAITLFSCKKKDKDANGAQTLLNVKYGTDAKQAMDVYLPSGRSTTATPVLILIHGGGWTEGSRADLNAYVDTLKRRVPQYAIFNISYRLAANGQNLFPTQEEDVKAAVEFIYSKREEYRITDRFGVIGASAGAHLALLHAYKYSAPVKMKAVVSFFGPTELVQMYNNPPNPLVPVLLASVTGATPTSNLTLYQQSSPFNFVVSSSSPTLLLHGSNDIVVAPSQSEILKDKLNTVSVPNQYVLYPGGGHGDWSPLIYFDAFNKIDAFLKLYHP, from the coding sequence ATGCGCATTCTTCTACTTAGTTTGGTTGCTGCCATCACTCTCTTTTCCTGTAAGAAAAAGGATAAAGATGCCAATGGCGCACAAACATTGCTCAACGTGAAATACGGAACAGATGCAAAGCAGGCAATGGATGTTTACCTGCCTTCGGGCAGAAGCACCACTGCAACTCCTGTACTGATTCTTATTCATGGAGGTGGCTGGACGGAAGGCAGTCGTGCCGACCTTAATGCTTATGTTGATACACTGAAACGCCGTGTTCCGCAATACGCCATCTTCAACATCAGCTATCGGTTGGCAGCAAATGGACAGAATCTTTTTCCTACTCAAGAGGAGGATGTAAAAGCGGCAGTAGAATTTATTTACAGCAAACGGGAAGAGTACAGAATAACTGATCGGTTTGGAGTCATCGGCGCAAGTGCCGGCGCACATCTTGCTTTGCTGCATGCATACAAATACTCAGCCCCGGTGAAAATGAAAGCTGTTGTTTCGTTTTTCGGTCCAACAGAATTGGTGCAGATGTATAACAATCCGCCTAATCCATTGGTGCCGGTGTTGCTCGCTTCAGTTACCGGTGCTACCCCAACTTCTAACCTTACTCTTTACCAGCAATCATCGCCATTCAATTTTGTTGTGAGCAGCAGTTCCCCAACATTGTTGCTGCACGGCAGCAACGATATTGTTGTTGCGCCTTCGCAATCAGAAATATTGAAAGACAAGTTGAATACAGTTAGCGTGCCCAATCAATATGTATTATATCCCGGAGGCGGTCATGGCGATTGGAGCCCATTGATTTACTTCGATGCTTTCAATAAAATCGATGCTTTTTTAAAACTTTATCACCCATAA
- a CDS encoding replication-associated recombination protein A, which yields MQAPLAERLRPKQLTDLVGQQHLTGQGGILQKAIASGNIPSMILWGPPGVGKTTIANIIAHNVSATYYQLSAISSGVKDVREVIEQAKQETKAILFIDEIHRFNKGQQDALLGAVEKGIITLIGATTENPSFEVNSALLSRCQVFVLKALDEHDLVQLLQKAITDDVVLKEKKIELKETEALIRLSGGDARKLLNLLEIVTDSSGNEMLITDESVLQTVQQKMALYDKSGEQHYDIISAFIKSIRGSDPNAAVYWLARMIEGGEDVKFIARRLLILASEDIGNANPNALLLANATFDAVNKIGYPESQLILSQCVIYLASSAKSNTATVAIGNAMAAVKQFGDLSVPLHIRNAPTKLMKNMDYGKGYQYSHSYENNFSSQEYLPEKIVGTKFYEPGKNIREEELRRFLKQLWKEKYNY from the coding sequence ATGCAGGCTCCATTGGCAGAACGGTTACGTCCAAAACAATTGACCGACCTTGTTGGTCAGCAACACCTCACGGGGCAAGGCGGTATTCTGCAAAAAGCAATTGCCAGCGGCAACATTCCCAGTATGATCTTGTGGGGCCCTCCGGGTGTTGGGAAGACAACTATTGCCAATATCATTGCACATAACGTAAGTGCTACGTATTACCAGTTAAGTGCCATCAGCAGTGGTGTAAAAGATGTGCGTGAAGTAATTGAGCAGGCGAAACAGGAAACAAAAGCCATTTTATTTATTGATGAGATCCATCGTTTCAATAAAGGTCAACAGGATGCATTGTTAGGTGCTGTTGAAAAAGGAATTATCACATTGATTGGTGCTACCACAGAAAATCCATCGTTCGAAGTGAATAGCGCCTTGCTCAGCCGTTGCCAGGTATTTGTATTGAAAGCATTGGATGAACATGATCTTGTTCAGTTGCTACAGAAAGCAATTACAGATGATGTTGTGTTGAAAGAAAAGAAGATCGAATTAAAAGAAACGGAAGCATTGATTCGGTTAAGTGGTGGTGATGCAAGGAAATTATTAAACCTGTTAGAAATTGTTACTGACAGTTCTGGTAATGAAATGCTGATTACAGATGAGTCGGTGTTACAAACTGTTCAGCAAAAAATGGCGTTGTACGATAAAAGCGGTGAGCAGCATTATGATATTATCTCTGCATTTATCAAATCCATTCGAGGCAGCGATCCCAATGCGGCTGTGTATTGGTTGGCAAGAATGATCGAAGGTGGAGAAGATGTAAAATTCATTGCACGTCGTTTATTAATACTTGCAAGTGAAGATATCGGTAATGCAAATCCCAATGCATTGTTACTCGCCAATGCTACGTTTGATGCGGTGAATAAGATCGGTTATCCTGAGTCGCAACTTATTTTATCGCAATGTGTCATTTATCTCGCTTCGAGTGCAAAAAGTAATACGGCTACTGTTGCCATAGGCAATGCGATGGCTGCTGTTAAACAATTTGGCGATTTGTCTGTTCCTCTGCATATCCGTAATGCGCCAACAAAGCTGATGAAGAATATGGACTACGGTAAAGGGTATCAGTATTCACACAGCTATGAAAACAATTTTTCATCACAGGAATATTTACCCGAGAAAATTGTTGGAACAAAATTTTATGAACCCGGTAAAAATATAAGAGAGGAGGAGCTGCGGAGATTTCTGAAACAGCTCTGGAAAGAAAAGTATAATTATTAA
- a CDS encoding M28 family metallopeptidase, whose protein sequence is MKQVSLFVFVCLFLLQGINAQTTIQRDPEIEKMVTAISPDSLKAYILKMVSFGTRHTMSTVTDPKQGIGAAREWVVAKFKEFAKQSNGRMTAFVDTTTLQPDGRRISKPVNLGNAMAILKGTNTADQRIFVISGHLDSRVTDVMNTTSEAPGANDDASGVAAVLECARIMSKYEFSATIIFVAVSGEEQGLLGANFMAGKAKDQNWIIEAVLNNDIMGSNNSSETNIINNTKVRVFSEGLPAYELDKAAANIRNLGLENDGKSRQLARYVKEIGERYVDNLEVVMVYRNDRFLRGGDHTPFIQKGFAAVRITEMNENFNHQHQDLRTDKGVQFGDLPEFMDFVYLAKNTGINLASLANLAKAPAMPLEVKIETRSLTNYSLISWKQPAVGKVKGYYVLLRETTSAVWQKKIFTTETNVKLPYSKDNYFFAVQSVNENGNESLPVVPTPGR, encoded by the coding sequence ATGAAGCAAGTTTCTTTGTTCGTTTTTGTTTGCCTGTTCCTGTTACAAGGAATCAATGCCCAAACCACTATTCAGCGTGATCCTGAAATTGAAAAGATGGTCACTGCTATTTCGCCTGATTCACTCAAAGCTTACATTCTGAAAATGGTGAGTTTCGGTACTCGCCATACCATGAGTACGGTTACTGATCCCAAACAAGGCATTGGTGCAGCACGTGAATGGGTGGTAGCAAAGTTTAAAGAGTTTGCCAAGCAATCAAATGGACGAATGACGGCCTTTGTTGATACAACAACTTTACAGCCCGACGGCAGACGCATCAGCAAACCGGTGAACCTTGGCAACGCTATGGCGATTTTGAAGGGAACCAATACTGCTGATCAACGCATCTTCGTTATCAGCGGTCATTTAGATAGTCGTGTTACAGATGTAATGAATACAACCAGCGAAGCACCCGGTGCAAATGATGACGCAAGTGGTGTGGCTGCAGTGCTTGAGTGTGCACGCATCATGAGTAAGTATGAGTTTTCTGCTACGATCATTTTTGTTGCTGTAAGTGGTGAAGAACAAGGCTTGTTAGGTGCGAATTTTATGGCAGGGAAAGCAAAAGATCAAAACTGGATCATAGAAGCGGTGTTGAACAATGATATTATGGGTTCAAACAACAGCAGTGAAACAAATATCATCAACAATACAAAAGTGCGTGTGTTCAGCGAAGGATTGCCTGCGTATGAATTAGATAAAGCTGCAGCAAACATCCGCAATCTTGGTTTGGAGAATGATGGAAAGTCAAGACAGTTGGCACGTTATGTAAAAGAAATCGGCGAGCGTTATGTAGATAATTTAGAAGTGGTGATGGTGTATCGTAACGATCGATTTTTACGTGGTGGTGATCACACACCGTTTATTCAAAAAGGATTTGCGGCAGTACGGATTACTGAGATGAATGAAAACTTCAATCATCAACACCAGGATTTACGCACGGACAAAGGAGTACAGTTTGGTGACTTACCCGAGTTTATGGATTTCGTTTATCTGGCAAAGAATACGGGAATCAATCTTGCATCATTAGCGAATCTTGCAAAAGCACCAGCAATGCCATTAGAAGTAAAGATTGAAACAAGAAGTTTAACCAATTATTCGCTCATCAGTTGGAAACAGCCTGCAGTGGGAAAAGTGAAGGGCTATTATGTGTTGCTGCGTGAAACAACAAGTGCTGTTTGGCAAAAGAAAATTTTTACAACTGAAACTAATGTGAAATTACCTTACTCAAAAGACAATTATTTTTTCGCAGTGCAATCCGTTAACGAAAACGGTAATGAAAGTTTGCCTGTAGTACCAACACCCGGACGATGA
- a CDS encoding GNAT family N-acetyltransferase, giving the protein MMKLNWNLKKFEALTPYELYNIMWLRNEVFVVEQNCVYQDADYKDQKGWHLMGVDEEDRLMAYVRLLPVGVSYENEPSIGRVVTSPAARGTGVGRELMQIAIQQCKELFGNTDIKIGAQFYLFKFYSSLGFEQTSEIYLEDNIEHIEMIRNCEKE; this is encoded by the coding sequence ATGATGAAACTAAATTGGAACTTGAAGAAATTTGAAGCATTAACGCCATACGAGTTATACAACATCATGTGGTTGCGTAATGAAGTATTTGTAGTAGAACAAAACTGCGTGTACCAGGATGCTGATTATAAAGATCAGAAAGGCTGGCATTTGATGGGCGTTGATGAAGAGGATAGGCTAATGGCCTATGTTCGATTGTTGCCGGTTGGTGTTTCTTATGAAAATGAACCTTCAATAGGCAGAGTAGTTACAAGCCCTGCTGCAAGAGGTACAGGAGTTGGCAGAGAGTTGATGCAGATTGCTATTCAGCAGTGCAAAGAGCTATTTGGAAATACAGATATCAAAATTGGAGCACAGTTTTACCTGTTTAAGTTTTATTCATCACTCGGTTTTGAGCAAACAAGTGAGATTTATCTGGAAGATAATATTGAGCATATAGAAATGATTCGGAATTGTGAAAAGGAATAG